From the Trichocoleus sp. FACHB-46 genome, one window contains:
- a CDS encoding transposase encodes MSFTKLDYCQYLLSSPINYTVTNLADHLEGVSHDRINRYLRGEKLTPRLLWENVKPLLQPSANAYLLFDDTVLDKRHSTLIELTRRQYSGNEQMPSATLRERVLRGIGLVSCVYVNGETGHFWVIDYRLYDPGEDGQSKLDHVGQMLKGVVYSKHLPFSTVLMDSWYATQKLMSQIDQFQKSYYCPLKSNRRIDDSGGRAPYVRVDELVWREQELQQGKLIKMRGFPKDKKVKLFRVTVSTNRTEFVATNDLSQ; translated from the coding sequence ATGAGCTTTACCAAACTCGACTACTGCCAGTATCTACTGAGCAGTCCCATCAACTACACGGTCACGAATTTAGCTGACCATCTGGAGGGGGTTAGCCATGACCGCATCAATCGCTATCTACGTGGCGAGAAATTGACCCCTCGTTTGTTATGGGAGAATGTCAAACCTCTGCTGCAACCCTCTGCCAACGCTTATCTTTTATTCGACGATACTGTTCTCGATAAGCGGCATTCAACCTTAATTGAGCTAACACGGCGGCAGTACAGTGGCAACGAGCAGATGCCTTCGGCAACGCTTCGCGAACGTGTGCTTCGGGGCATTGGGCTGGTGAGTTGCGTGTACGTCAATGGCGAAACCGGCCACTTCTGGGTGATCGATTACCGCCTATATGACCCAGGTGAAGATGGGCAGAGCAAGCTAGACCACGTTGGTCAAATGCTCAAAGGGGTGGTTTACAGCAAGCATCTACCGTTCAGTACCGTTTTGATGGACAGTTGGTATGCCACTCAGAAGCTGATGAGCCAGATTGACCAGTTCCAGAAATCCTATTACTGCCCGCTCAAGAGCAATCGGCGCATAGACGATAGTGGCGGGAGGGCGCCGTATGTGCGAGTTGATGAACTCGTTTGGCGTGAGCAAGAGTTGCAACAAGGCAAGCTCATCAAGATGCGGGGCTTTCCTAAAGACAAGAAGGTGAAACTGTTCCGAGTCACTGTTTCTACCAACAGGACGGAGTTTGTCGCCACCAACGACTTATCTCAAG